The sequence ACCTGGAGGCGTCCAAGCTCGCCTACGCCGACCGCGGCCGCTACGTCGGTGACGCCGACAAGGTGGACGTGCCTCTGGAGGAGCTGCTGTCCTCCGGGTTCGCCCGCGAGCGCGCCTGCCAGATCAGGCCGGACCAGGCCGCCCCCGCGCCGGTCGCCCCCGGCTCGCCCGACGGCCGCTACGAGCCGTGCGTCCCACCGGGGACCCAGACCAGGGCGCTGGCGTTCGAGGGCCCGCAGACCACCCACCTCGTCGTCGCCGACAAGTGGGGCGACGTCGTGTCCTACACGCTGTCGATCGAGCAGTTCGGCGGCAGCGGCATCACCGTGCCGGGGCGCGGGTTCCTGCTGAACAACGAGCTGACCGACTTCTCCTTCCAGCCCCCGGCGCCCGGCCAGGCGCCCGACCCGAACCTGCCCGGCCCGCACAAGCGGCCGCGCAGCAGCATGGCCCCGACCCTGGTGCTCAAGGACGGGCGCCCGCGGCTCGCGCTCGGCACGCCCGGCGGCTCGACGATCATCACCACCGTGCTGCAGATCCTGCTGAACCGCATCGACCTCGGCATGGACCTGCCCGCCGCGCTCGCCGCGCCGCGCGCCACCCAGCGCAACACCCCGCAGGTCTTCGCCGAGCAGGCGTTCATCGACCGGTACGGCCGCGACCTCGCCGCCCGCGGCCACCGGCTGGAGCCGTTCCCCGGCCCGCCGCAGGGCGTGATCGGCGCCGCGACCGGGCTGGAGTTCCTGCGGCCCGGGCTCGTCCAGGCCGTCGCCGAACCGACCCGCCGGGGCGGCGGCAGCGCGCTCGTCGTCCGTCCGGCCCGTTGACACTTGCCTACCCCGGGGCGTGCCCGGACGGCGAGCGGGAAGGAGTCGTGCCATGGCGCACTCATACGTGCAGGTGACGACCGCGACCGACTCACGCGCCGAGGCCGCCGAGCTGGCCCGCTCGGCGGTCGCCGAGCGGCTCGTGGCCTGCGCGCAGCTGGTGGGCCCGATCGCCAGCACCTACTGGTGGGAGGGCGAGATCGAGTCGGCGGAGGAGTGGATGGTGCTGTTCAAGACCTCCGCCGACCGGTTCGACGAGCTGGCCTCCCTGATCACCGAGGGGCACTCCTACGACACCCCGGAGATCATCGCGACCCCCGTGGTGGCGGGCAGCATGGACTACCTCGCCTGGATCACCGAGCAGACCGAGCCCGAGGAGCAGGACGAGGCGATCGCGGAGGACGACCGGGATTGATCGTGTGACGGCCGTCATGGCAGGGTAAGCCTTCGATTACGCGGCGCGGGCGGCGCGCCCGGCCGCGTCGGCGGAAGGCGGTCGAGGTGCACGAGGCGAGCGAGGAGAGGGCGGACCACGGGCTGTTCGGACCCGGCTCGGTGACCTGGCACGTCATGGGCGAGCCCGTGCTGATCGTCGGCGGGATCCGGGCGCTGCTGCTCCAGGCGCTGCACCCGCGCACGATGTGGGGGACCGCGCAGAACTCCGAGCTCATGGACCCCTCCGCGGCCTGGTCGCGGCTCGTCCGGACGGTCGAGTTCGTCCGCGTCCGCACCTACGGCACGCACGAGGAGGTCGAGCGGGTGGGCCGCCGCGTCCGCCGGCTGCACTCCAAGCTGACCGGCCTCGACATGCGCACCGGCGACACGTTCCCCGTCGACGACCCCGAGAACCTGCTGTGGGTCCACATGGGCGAGGTCGACTCCTACCTGGACGTGGCCCGCCGCGCCGGGGTGCCGCTGACCGCCCGCGACGCCGACGCGTTCGTGGACGAGCAGCGCCGCGCCGCCGCGGTCGTCGGCCTCGACCCGGCGGACGTGCCGGCCACCGTCGCGGAGATGCGGGACTACTACGCCGGCATGCGGCGGCAGATCTGGGCGTGCCGGGAGGCGCGCGAGGGGCTGCGCCGCATGTTCAGCCCGGCCGTGCCGCGGCCGCTGCTGCCGCTCAAGATCGCTGCGCCCGGCATCGGGGTGCTGGTCGTGTCGACGCTGCCGCGCTGGGCCCGCCGCATGTACGGGCTGCCGGGGCTGCCGACCTCGGACCTGGCCGCCACGGTGACGCTGAAGGGCCTCTACCGCACCACGCAGGTCGTCCCGGAGCGGTTCCGGTACTCGCCGGACGCCCGGCGGGCCAGGCGCCTCACGCGCGAGCACGAGACGGGCCTGGCCACCTGGTCGATCGCCTCCTGAGCCTCACCCCATCGGGGGAGCGTCCGGCACGGTGTCGCGCTCGTGGGCGCCGTGCCGCGGGAGCAGCAGCGCGGGCAGGATCAGCACGGCGGTGAGGACGAGCGCGATCCAGAACGTGTGCGCGAACGCGTCGGCCAGCTTGGGCGCGAGCTGCTCGCGGACCCGTTCGGGGATCTGCCCCACGCCGCCCCCGGCGCCGTCCCCGCCCGCCGCCTGCGGGAGGCGGTCACTGATCTGGCGGGACAGGACCACGGCGAGCAGCGCCGTGCCGACCGACCCGCCGAGCTGGACGATGATGTTCAGCGTGCTGCTGGCGCGCGACACCACCGCCCGGCTCAGCGTCGTCAGCGCCGCCGACATGGTGGGCATCATGGTGCAGCCGAGCCCGAGGCCCCGCACGTAGAGGGCGCCGCCGAGCAGCCAGTAGGAGGTGTCCGCCCCCACCGTCGCGAACGGGATGGTGCCGAGCACCAGGACGACGATGCCGACCGGGACGATCCGCCCGGCGCCGAGCTTGTCGGTGACCACCCCGGCGAGCGGCATCGCGGTCGCGGCGCCGAGGCCCTGCGGGGCGAGCAGCAGGCCGGCCGCGAACGCCCCCTCGCCGCGGGCGGTCTGGTAATACAGCGGGATCAGCAGCATCGAGCCCATCAGTGCGATGCCGACGAAGAACACGGCGACGGCGGCGGTCGCGAACGTCCGGTCGGCGAACAGCCGCACGTCGATCAGCGCCCGTCCGCGGCGCCGCAGGCTGTGCAGCGCGAACAGCGCGATCAGGACCACCCCGCCGACCAGCCAGGCGATCGTGGACGGGCGGCCGAAGCCGCCGTTGCTGCTCGCCGTGGACAGGCCGTAGATGAGCAGGACGAACCCGGGGGGCAGCAGGAGCAGCCCGCGCAGGTCGATCCGTGGGGCCGTGTGCTCCCCGTGGTCGTGCGGCACCTTCCACCACGCGAGCGCGAAGGCGAGCGCGCCGACGGGCAGGTTCACGAAGAAGATCCAGCGCCAGTCGACGTCCTGGACCAGCCAGCCCCCGAGGACGGGGCCGAGCACCGGCCCGAGCAGCATCGGGACGCCGACGATGCTCATGATCCGGCCCATCCGGCGCGGCCCGGCCGCCATCGTCAGGATGGCCATGCCGGTCGGCATCAGCATGCCGCCGCCGAGCCCCTGCACCACCCGGAAGACGATCAGCGACTCGATGTTCCAGGCCGCGCCCGACAGGGCCGACCCGAGGACGAAGAGCACGATCGAGGTCATCCACACCCGGCGCCCGCCGAACCGGTCGACGGCCCAGCCGGTGAGCGGGATGACGGTGCCCATCGCCAGCATGTAGCCGGTGATGACCCACTGGATCGTCGACAGGCCGGTATCGAAGTCGCGGCCGAGCGTCTCCAGCGCGACGTTGACGATCGTGGTGTCGAGGATCGCCATGAGGGTGCCCGACACGATGACCAGGCCGAGGACGATCGTCTGCCGGTCGAGCCGTTCGCCGGCCCCCGCGCCCGCGGGCGGCGCCACTCTCGTGGCCGGGCTTTCGCTCATGGTCGGCCCCCTCGCGTCGAGTCCCGGTCGTGCCGCGTCCCGTCGGCCAAGGCGGGAAACGCCTTGAAGTTCAACATTTTGCAGTGCATCACGAAATGTGTTGAACTTCAAGATATGTCCGAGGAAGGGATCGGTGCCGCCGCGTCGGTCGACGCCGACCTGGAGACGATGATCCAGCTCCTGGGCCGCTTGGTCCGCGGCCTGAAGGGCGGCCGCGAGGACGCCGAGGAGCTCATCGGCGAGGTGCGGGCCGCGGGGCTCGGCCCCCGGCACGTCCCGGCGCTGATGCAACTCGTCCTGCACGGCCCGGTGCCGGTCGGCGTGCTCGCCGGGCACATGTCGCTGAGCCCGGCCACGGTGAGCCAGCTGGTCGGGGAGCTGGAGCGGGGCGGCTTCGTCGAGCGGCGCCCGGACGAGCGGGACCGCCGGCGGATGATCATCAGCCTGAGCGAGCGGCACCGCGAGGTGACCGAGCGGTTCGCCTGGCGGCGGCTGCGGCCGCTGCGGGTCACGCTGGAGACGCTCACCCCCGAGGAGCGGGCGCGGTTCCTGCACGGGTGGCGCGTCCTCGTCGAGACCATGGAGCGCGCGGAGCCGGAGGCCTCGCGGGAGCGCGGCCCCGGGAGCGGCTGCCCGGGCGGGTGACTCAGCCGCGGCGCATGAGCCGCCCGACGGCCGCCATCAGCTCGGTCGACATCGCCTCGCCCTTGCCCTCCTCGGCGCCCTCGGCCACGCAGTGCCGGACGTGGCCGTCCAGCAGGCCGAGCGCCACCTTGTCCAGCGCCGCCTGGATCGCGCTGATCTGCGTGAGGATGTCGATGCAGTAGCGGTCCTCCTCGACCATCCGGTCGATGCCGCGCACCTGGCCCTCGATGCGGGCGAGCCGCGTCTGCAGCTGGTCCTTCGTGGCCGTGTATCCGCGGGTGGGGGTCTCGCTGGTCGCCATCTCCGTCCTCGCAATCCGTCGGGGGCGCTCGCCCGGGTACCCCTGGGGGACATCCCCCAACAGGTACCTTATGCGGTGGACGGCCTCAGGGTGCGGGCACGTTCCACGCGCTGACGACCGGCCGGTCGTGCTCGGAGCCCAGCGCCGACACGGTCCCGGTGTCCAGCGCGAACAGCCGCCCCCGCGCGGGCTCCAGGCCCAGCCACCGCGCCGTCAGCACCCGCAGGACGTGGCCGTGCGCGACCAGCGCGACGTCGCCGCCGGCGAGCAGCGGCCGCGCCCGCGCGAGGACCGCGTCCGCCCGCTCGCCGACCTGCTCGACGGTCTCGCCCGGATGGGCGGCGTCGCCCGGGACGACCCCGTCGTCCCACAGGAACCAGCCCGGCCGCTCCTCGCGGATCGCCCGGGTGCTGACGCCCTCGTAGCCGCCGTAGTCCCACTCCCACAGGTCGGGGTCGATCTCGTCCGTCCGCAGCCCGGCGAGTTCGGCCGTCCGCCGCGCCCGCTCCGCGGGGCTGACCAGCGTCCGCGCGAAGATCCGCCCGTCCAGCGCGCCGCGCAGCGCGCGGGCCTGCTCCTCGCCCCTCGGGGTCAGCGGCAGGTCCGTCCGCCCGGTGTGCCGCCGCGCCCGGCTCCACTCGGTCTCCCCGTGCCGCACCAGGATCAGTTCACCCATGCCCCGCTGTCTACCCGGCGGACCGCCCTCGAAGAACCCCGGAACGGGTGAGAGGACGGGGGAGGCCGTCAGCCGAGGATCGAGGTGAGGGGCGTGCGGGGGAGGCCGTGGGCCTCGGCGACGTGGTCGTAGACGAGCGCGCCGGCGTGGGCGTTGAGGCCGCGGGCGAGGGCGGCGTCGGCGTGCAGGGCCTGCCGCCAGCCCTTGTCGGCGATCTGGACGGCGTAGGGGAGCGTCACGCCGGTCAGGGCGTAGGTGGAGGTGTTGGGAACCGAGCCGGGCATGTTCGCGACGCAGTAGAACGTCGAGCCGTGCACCCGGTAGGTGGGGTCGGCGTGCGTGGTGGGCCGGGAGTCCTCGAAGCAGCCGCCCTGGTCGATGGCGATGTCCACCAGCACCGAACCGGTCTTCATCCGGGCCACCAGCTCGTTGGAGATCAGCTTGGGCGCCCGCGCGCCCGGGATGAGCACGGCGCCGATGACGAGGTCGGCGGCGAGGGCCTCCTGCTCGACCGTGTACGCGCTGGACACCAGCGTCCGCAGGCGGCCCTGGTAGACGGCGTCGATCTCGCGCAGCCGGTCCACGTCGACGTCCAGCACGGTGACGTCCGCGCCCATGCCGACGGCGATCTGCGCGGCGTTGAGGCCGGACACGCCGCCGCCGATGACGACGACCTTGGCGGGCGCGACGCCGGGCACGCCTCCGGGCAGGACGCCGCGGCCGCCGTTGAACGACATCAGGTTGTAGGCGCCGACCTGCGGCGCGAGCCGTCCGGCGACCTCGGACATGGGGGCGAGCAGCGGCAGGGAGCGGTCCGGGAGCTGGACGGTCTCGTAGGCGATCGCGGTGACGCCGGCCGCCAGGAGTGCGTCGGTGCACTCGCGGGACGCGGCCAGGTGCAGGTAGGTGAACAGGATCTGGCCCTGGCGCATCCGGTGGTACTCGGGCGCGACCGGCTCCTTCACCTTGAGGATCAGCTCGCCCTCGGCCCAGACCTCGTCCGGGCCGTCGAGGAGCTTGGCGCCCGCGGCGGCGAAGTCGTCGTCGGGGATCGCCGAGCCCGTCCCGGCGCCGCGCTCGACGAACACCTCGTGGCCGTGCCGGGTGAGCTCGTGCGCCCCCGCCGGGGTGATCGCCACCCGGTATTCGTGGTTCTTGACCTCGCGTGGGACACCGATCTTCACCGGGAGCTCCTCCGTCAACGCTGACCAGGACGTACGCCTCCAGCGTGCGGGGCGGGGACGAGGCCCGGCTATGCGCACTGTGCCAAGGCATCGGCCCTTTCGATGACACAGTGTAAAGAGCGCCTCAAGGCCGCCCGGAGAGCGCGGCCGTTGGAGCGGTCCGGGCTACGGGGGGCCCGGGGGGAGCCACTCGTCGGCGATCGCGACCGTCAGCTGCTCCAGCAGCGGGCCCGCACGCCGGACGCGGCGCTCGTCGTCCGGCTCGATGTCGGCCAGCGCGTACGCCGCCTGGATCCGGGCCTTGCGCAGCTGCTCGCCGGTGAGGCTCCGGCGGCCGGCCACCGCGACGACCGGCGCACCCGCGCGCGCGGCGGCGCGGGCGACGTGCACCGGCGCGCTGCCGCGCAGCGACCGGGTGTCCAGGACGCCCTCCCCGGTGACGACCAGGCGCGCCCCGCGCGCCTTCGCGGCGAAGCCCAGCAGGTCGAGCATCAGGGCCGGGCCGGGCTCGATCGTCGCGCCGAGGAAGGTGAACGCGGCGAACCCGACGCCGCCCGCCGTCCCGGCGCCGGGCAGGTCGCGGGCCGCCTTGCGGGCCGCCGCCTCGGCCAGGTCGGCCCAGCGGCGCAGGCCCGCGTCCAGCAGCCGCACCTCGTCGCGGTTCGCGCCGCGGCGCGGTCCGTCCACCGCGGCGGCGCCGGTGCGGCCGAGCAGCGGCCCGGCGGAGTCGCCCGCCACCACCACCTCGATGCCGGACATATCGGGAAGGCCGCGCAGGTCGAGGGCGTGCAGCGAGCGCAGCGCCGCGCCGCCGGGAGGCAGGTCCTTGCCGAGCGCGTCCAGCAGCCGCCCGCCGAGCCCCTGGACGAGGCCCGCGCCGCCGTCGGTGCACGCGCCGCCGCCGAGGCCGAGGACGATCCGCCGCGCGCCGAGCCGGACGGCGTGCGCGAGCAGCTGCCCCGTCCCGACGCTGGAGGCGGTGAGCGGGCGCGGCCTGCCGCCGGGCAGCCGCCGCAGCCCGGACGCCTCCGCCAGCTCGACCACCGCGCTGTCGCCGTTCAGCGCCAGCCGCGCCGTCACCGGACGGCCGGTCGGCCCGCACACCTCGATCTCGACGCGCCGCCACCCGGCCGCCACGGCGGCCTCGACGGTGCCGTCGCCGCCGTCGGCCACGGGCAGCTCCACCAGCGCGACGCCGGGGCGTGCGCGGCGCAGCCCGGCGGCGAGATGCCGCGCGGCCCGCGCCGCGGTCAGCGCTCCCGGGAACCTGTCAGGCGCCAGCAGGACGTGACCTGGCGGGGACGGGTGGGAGGGAGAGTCCGCGGACGCCACAGCCACGCCTTTCACGCCGGGGGGTAAGGCCCTACCTTCTGCTTACGTCATGCCGGCACTATTTGACACCCGCAACCGCCTCCGAGACCTACAAACGGGCGAGTTCTGTCGCGGAGTGGTCACCGTGCGTCCGTGTTTCCCCGGGGTCGCCCGCGCGCGGACGGTCGTGCGGGCTCAGGCGACGCCGAGCCACTCCTCGATGGGGTGGATGGCGAAGAAGGCCACGAACAGGGCCGCCACGATCCAGAGGGCGGGGGAGATCTCGCGCACCTTCCCGCGGCTGGCCTTGATGACCACGTAGCCGACGATGCCCATGCCCAGGCCGGTGGTGATCGAGAAGGTGAACGGCATCAGCACGATGGTGAGGAACGCCGGGATCGTGATCTCCAGGTCGGTCCAGTCGATCTTGGCGACCTGGGTCATCATCAGCGCGCCGACCACGACCAGCGCGGGCGCCGCTGCCTGTGCGGGGACGGTCGCCGCCAGCGGGGTGAGGAACAGCGTCACCGCGAACAGCGCGCCCGTGGCGATGTTGGCCAGGCCCGTGCGGGCGCCCTCGCCGACGCCCGCCGCCGACTCGACGAACACCGTGTTCGCCGAGGAGCTGGTCAGGCCGCCGAACGCGGCGGACAGCCCGTCCACCGACAGGATCCGGCCGAGCCGCGGCACCTCGCCCTTCTCGCTCACCAGGCCCGCCTCGTCGCTGATCCCGAGGATCGTGCCCATCGCGTCGAAGAACCCCGACAGCACCAGCGTGAACAGGACGACCAGCGCGGTGATGACCCCGGCCCGGCCGAACCCGCCGAACAGGGAGATCTCCCCGAACAGCCCGAAGTCCGGGGCGGCGAACAGCTTGTCGGGCATGTCCGGGGTGACCACGCCCCAGCCGCCCTGCTTGACGGAGGCGTTCTCCTGGATGACCACGGCCCCGATCGTCCCGGCCACGATGCTGATCAGGATCGCGCCGGGCACCCGCCGCACGTAAAGGACGATCATCAGCAGCAGGGTCGCCGCGAACACCAGCGTGGGCCACGTCTCCAGCCGGCCGCCGGTGCCGAGGGACAGCGGCGGGCTGGTGGCACTGGAGGTGACGAACCCGGAGTCGTAGAGGCCGACCAGCGCGATGAACGCGCCGATCCCGACCGCGATCGCGTGCTTGAGCGCCAGCGGGATCGAGTTCATGATCCGCTCGCGGACGCCGGTGACCGCCAGCAGCACGATGACCGCGCCCTCGATCACCACGAGGCCCATCGCCTGCGGCCAGGTCATCACCGGCGCCGCCTGGAAGGCCACGACCGCGTTGATGCCGAGGCCCGCGGCGAGCGCCAGCGGCGCGTTCCCGACCAGGCCCATGATCACGGTGGTGACCGCGGCGGACAGCGCCGTCATCGTGGTGAGCTGCGGGATCGACAGGGTCGCCCCGGTGACGTCCTTCGCCCCGCCGAGGATGAGCGGGTTCAGCAGGATGATGTAGGCCATCGCGAAGAACGTGGTCACGCCGCCGCGCAGCTCGCGCGGGACGGTGGTGCCGCGTGCGGTGAGTTCGAACAGCCGCTCCAGCGGCCCGCGCCCGCTCGCCGGTGGTGAATCGTCGGCCGGTCCGGCCGTGGTCTTGGACATGACGGGCGCTCCGCTTTCAGCAGCATGGTGTTCGGAAACGGCGTGCACAGGGTAACCGTCCGGGACCCCGGAGAGGTCCGCGGGATCCGCGGAGGGGAGTTGCCGGGACGTGATTCCCGGCCTTCGCAGCGTGACGGGGGCGATGCGTCACCTATAGCCTGCCCTGGTGCGAATGCGAGACTCCGCCGGGGTGACGGCCCTGGACTCCTACGCGTGGCTGCTGGCGTCCGTCCCGGAGCGGACGCGGTCGTCGTTCCGCGCGCGGATGCTCGGCCCCCTGGAGGAGTACGACACCACCAGGCAGGCCGATCTCGTGCACACGCTGGAGGTATTCCTGTCCTGCTCGGGTTCCTGGAACCGCACCGCGACGCGGCTGCACGTCCATGTGAACACGCTTCGGTACCGAATCCGGCGAATCGAGGACCTCACCGGCCGGGATCTCGGCAGACTTGAAGACCGAGTCGATTTCTTCCTCGCCCTGCGCGCGGCGAGCACCTTGTAGGCGGTGGTCACACGATGGATCGCGAGACACTGGGGCAGCGGATTCGCGCTCTGCGGATCCGGCAGGGCGTGAGCCAGGCGCAGCTCGCCTTCCCCGAGCTGTCCGACAGCTACATCTCGCTGATCGAGAGCGACAAGCGGGTGCCGGCCCCGAGCGTCGTCGACCTGCTGGCGGCGAAGCTGAACTGCTCGGCGACCTACCTCGTCAGCGGCGTCAGCGAGGACGTCGTGGACGAGCTGCGCGTCACCCTCGACTACGCCGAGATCGCGCTCAGCAACGGCGCGGCGGCCGAGGCGCGGGCCCGGTTCGCCGAGGTGCTCGCGAGCGCCGACGCGGTCGCGCTGCCCGAGATGCTGCACCAGGCCCGCTGGGGCCACGCGCTCGCGCTGGAGGCCGCGGGCGAGCTGGAGGAGGCGATCGCCGAGCTGACGGCGCTGACCGAGCAGGCGTCCGCCGAGGCCGACCTCGACCACTGGGCCAAGGTGCACGTCGCGCTGAGTCGCTGCCTTCGCGAGCGCGGCGACATCAGCGCGGGCGTGGAGGCCGCCGAGACCGCGCTGCGGCACCTCGTCGCCACCGGCGCCGACTCCACCGACGCCGCCGTGGACCTCGGTGCGGCGCTGCTGTCGGCGTTCATCGAGCGCGGCGACCTCGTCCGGGCCCGCCAGCTGGCCGCCCAGCTCGTCGAGCGCGCCGAGCGGATCGGCAGCCCCCGCGCCCGCATGGTCGCCTACTGGGAGGCCGCCTACGTCGCGGAGATCCGCGGCGAGTACGACGACGGCGTCGCGCTCGCCGAGCGGGCCCTGATGCTGGCCGGCGACGGCGAGGACCCCCGCAACCTCAACCGGCTCCGCGTCATCTACGCCGGCCTGCTGCTGCGGGCCAAGCCCGACCAGGCCGCCCGCGCCCGCGAACTGCTCGCCCGGGTGCGCGGCGAGATCAGCGCCAGCTCCTCCGGCGAGATCGACGTGGCCTGGTGCCTGACGGAGCTGGCCCGCGCCGAGACCGCGCTCGGCCGTCCCGCCGAGGCGGTGGCGCTCGCCGAGGAGGCTCTGGACCTGCTCGGGGACGCCCCTCGCCGCGCCACCGCCGGTGCCCTGACCGTGCTCGGTGAGGCGTCGGTGCGGCTCGGCCGGCACGACCGCGCGGTCGAGGTGCTGACCCGGGCCGCGACCTGCCTGGAGGAGATGGAGTCCTCCCGGGAGGCCGCGCAGGCGTGGTTCGACCTCGCCGAGGTGCTGGCCGGGACGGGGACCTCCGACGGGCCCCGCATGGCCGCCTACCGCCGCGCCCTGACCTGCGTGGGGGTCTGATCGGACCGTTCCGGCCGAACCGTTCCGCGCTCCGCCGCGTCCATGAATAATGCTGCGATCGGCGTGAGATGGGGGAGTTGTTCGTGTTCGGTGTTGTTCGACCCTGCCGTCATGTTCTGTGCGGGTCCCTGTTCAAGGACTGGATGGCCCACCTGTGCGGGCTGTGCCTGACGCTCCGGGCCGAGCACGGCCAGGCCGCGCGGCTCGTCACCAACTACGACGGCCTGCTCGTGTCGGTGCTGGTGGAGGCGCAGGCGCCGGAGCTGTCGCCGCGCCGCAAGGCCGGGCCGTGCGCCCTGCGCGGGATGAAGACCGCCGAGGTCGTCACCGCGCGGGCGCAGGGCGCGCAGCTCGCCGCGGCCGCGTCCCTGCTGCTCGCCGCCGGCAAGACCCGCGACCACGTGGCCGACGGCGACGGGCCGTACGCGCGGCGCCTCGTCGCCGCCGCGGCCGGGCGGATGGCCGACCGGTGGGACGCCGCGGGCGGCCGCACGGGCGCCGCCGTCGGGTTCGACCCGGCGGCGCTGCGCGACGCGGTCGCCCGGCAGCCGCTCCTGGAAGCGGCCCCCGGCCTCGGGCTCCTCGACCTGACCGAGCCCACCGAGACCGCCGTCGCCGCGGTGTTCGCGCACACGGCCGTCCTCGCGGGCAGGGAGGGCAACGCCGAGACGC is a genomic window of Actinomadura citrea containing:
- a CDS encoding DUF5685 family protein, producing the protein MGELFVFGVVRPCRHVLCGSLFKDWMAHLCGLCLTLRAEHGQAARLVTNYDGLLVSVLVEAQAPELSPRRKAGPCALRGMKTAEVVTARAQGAQLAAAASLLLAAGKTRDHVADGDGPYARRLVAAAAGRMADRWDAAGGRTGAAVGFDPAALRDAVARQPLLEAAPGLGLLDLTEPTETAVAAVFAHTAVLAGREGNAETLAEAGRFFGRLAHLIDAVEDLAEDEAAGAYNPLLATGTTLDEARRHADGALHGLRLALAELEMERPRLVRALLEREAGRSVESAFAAPANLARRGPRPPRPGWPIPCFTGTLVCVSCGIFQPEWSDHHGDSCGDRCWCTRHADGCDGCDGGCCDCSGCCDCCDCCDSCDCCDCDCGCN